The following are from one region of the Haloactinomyces albus genome:
- a CDS encoding HAD-IB family hydrolase: MLNGVTESTMPADHAVTTKPRAAAFFDLDKTIIAKSSTLAFSRPFFQEGLINRRAVLKSAYAQFVFMLAGADADQMDRMRAHITSLCTGWDVEQVRAIVEETLYDIVDPLVYKEATQLIEEHKGQGHDVVVLSASGQEVVGPIAELLGATHATGSRMVVAEGRYTGEVEFYCSAMNKARAAREIADRYGYDLTGSHAYSDSVADLPLLESVGHPTVINPDRSLRKEAAQRGWPSLAFEHPVSLRARVPTPSGTTVAAAAFGVGAVAAAGATWFGLRHWRRHR, translated from the coding sequence ATGCTGAACGGCGTGACGGAGTCCACCATGCCCGCCGACCACGCGGTCACCACCAAGCCCCGTGCTGCCGCGTTCTTCGACCTGGACAAGACGATCATCGCCAAGTCGAGCACTCTCGCATTCAGCCGACCGTTCTTCCAGGAAGGACTCATCAATCGGCGGGCCGTACTCAAAAGCGCCTACGCGCAATTCGTTTTCATGCTGGCAGGGGCCGACGCCGATCAGATGGACCGGATGCGTGCCCACATCACGTCCCTGTGCACCGGCTGGGATGTCGAGCAGGTCAGAGCCATCGTCGAGGAGACGCTGTACGACATCGTGGACCCTCTGGTCTACAAGGAGGCCACCCAGCTCATCGAGGAGCACAAGGGGCAGGGCCACGATGTGGTGGTGCTGTCCGCATCCGGTCAGGAAGTGGTGGGGCCGATCGCCGAACTCCTCGGCGCCACACACGCGACCGGGAGCCGCATGGTGGTCGCAGAAGGCCGCTACACCGGCGAGGTGGAGTTCTACTGCTCGGCGATGAACAAGGCTCGCGCAGCGCGCGAGATTGCCGACCGGTACGGCTACGACCTCACGGGAAGCCACGCCTACTCGGACTCCGTCGCCGATCTGCCGTTGCTGGAGTCGGTGGGCCACCCCACCGTGATCAACCCCGACCGCAGTCTTCGCAAGGAGGCCGCGCAACGCGGTTGGCCGTCTCTGGCGTTCGAGCACCCCGTGTCCTTGCGGGCCCGCGTACCCACGCCTTCGGGAACCACGGTGGCTGCTGCCGCATTCGGCGTGGGCGCCGTCGCCGCGGCAGGGGCGACCTGGTTCGGCCTGCGACACTGGCGCCGTCACCGGTGA
- a CDS encoding TIGR03618 family F420-dependent PPOX class oxidoreductase gives MITRMSLLDKVGQLFVTYACGHTAETAHPRNRDEFGVDTPAEVIQRYRLGGLVHLSWTDSLYEPKQIAELSNGLQSAATTSGSGIPLLISTDQEQGSVTRIGPPATQLPGSMALGAGNSTEDAELAAAITGRELRAMGVNQNFAPVGDVNADLLNPVIGTRSFSSDPMTAARMTRAQVRGYQDSAPAGSTVSATVKHFPGHGDTRTDSHASLPIIDHSRSQWERFDAPPFREAIAEGADAIMTAHLVLPHLDDSGKPATLSPTVLTGMLRTELGFNGVIITDSLRMGAVRDLYPAAEIPVRALQAGADQLLMPRDLHEAVTGVLDAMRSGELSEKRIDASVERILAMKARRGVLEDPFVDVARVEHVVGAPWHEQQARRFTGRCPRTSSAEPRRAFRHRLALSALSPRRKGATVSVVPQELQDIMTKRSFAHVATIGPKGEPQSNPVWVDWDGEYLKFSQTTTRQKYRNLQRDSRIAVSVHDPEQPYRYLEVRGKVARIDDDPDNGFINKMAKKYTDADEYPYHQPGDHRVVVYIQPEHTTQM, from the coding sequence ATGATCACGCGCATGTCGCTGCTGGACAAGGTCGGGCAACTCTTCGTCACCTACGCCTGCGGACACACCGCCGAGACCGCACATCCGAGGAACCGGGACGAGTTCGGCGTGGACACCCCTGCCGAGGTCATCCAGCGCTACCGACTCGGAGGGCTGGTCCACCTCTCCTGGACCGACAGCCTGTACGAGCCGAAACAGATCGCCGAACTGTCCAACGGCCTGCAAAGCGCCGCCACAACCTCGGGATCGGGCATCCCGCTGTTGATCTCCACCGATCAGGAGCAGGGGTCGGTGACCCGCATCGGTCCACCGGCAACACAGCTGCCCGGCAGCATGGCTCTGGGGGCAGGGAACAGTACCGAGGACGCCGAGCTGGCAGCAGCAATCACCGGCCGGGAACTGCGGGCCATGGGGGTGAACCAGAATTTCGCACCCGTCGGGGATGTCAATGCCGACCTGCTGAACCCGGTGATCGGAACCCGCTCGTTCTCGTCCGATCCCATGACGGCCGCACGGATGACCAGGGCACAGGTGCGGGGTTACCAGGATTCCGCGCCCGCGGGCAGCACCGTGTCGGCCACGGTCAAACACTTCCCGGGACATGGGGACACCCGCACCGACAGCCACGCATCGTTGCCGATCATCGACCACAGCCGCAGCCAGTGGGAACGGTTCGATGCGCCGCCGTTCCGGGAGGCCATCGCCGAAGGCGCGGACGCGATCATGACCGCCCATCTCGTCCTGCCGCACCTGGACGACTCGGGGAAGCCGGCGACATTGTCGCCCACTGTCCTGACCGGGATGCTACGCACGGAGCTCGGATTCAACGGCGTCATCATCACCGACTCACTACGGATGGGTGCCGTGCGAGACCTGTACCCGGCCGCCGAGATCCCCGTACGGGCCCTGCAAGCGGGCGCGGACCAGCTACTCATGCCGCGAGATCTGCACGAGGCCGTCACCGGAGTCCTCGATGCGATGCGTTCGGGCGAGCTGAGCGAAAAGCGTATCGACGCCAGTGTCGAACGCATCCTCGCGATGAAGGCTCGGCGTGGTGTCCTCGAGGATCCGTTCGTGGACGTGGCCCGCGTGGAGCACGTCGTCGGTGCACCATGGCACGAGCAGCAGGCTCGGCGATTCACCGGCCGGTGTCCCCGAACAAGCTCCGCTGAGCCGAGGCGCGCATTTCGGCATAGGCTCGCACTGTCCGCTCTCAGTCCGCGTCGAAAGGGAGCCACCGTGTCAGTGGTACCGCAGGAACTCCAGGACATCATGACCAAGCGCTCGTTCGCGCACGTGGCCACCATCGGTCCGAAGGGCGAACCGCAGTCCAACCCGGTATGGGTGGACTGGGACGGCGAGTACCTGAAATTCAGCCAGACGACCACCCGTCAGAAGTACCGCAACCTGCAGCGGGATTCGCGTATCGCGGTGTCCGTGCATGATCCGGAACAGCCGTATCGATACCTGGAGGTGCGTGGAAAGGTGGCGCGGATCGACGACGATCCGGACAACGGGTTCATCAACAAAATGGCCAAGAAGTACACGGACGCCGACGAGTACCCGTATCACCAACCGGGGGACCACCGCGTGGTCGTCTACATCCAGCCGGAGCACACGACGCAAATGTAG
- a CDS encoding MurR/RpiR family transcriptional regulator, giving the protein MATVDSSPDPHGASALVRIRSLLPGLARAEQRVAEIVLSDPASIARRSISDVAEVAGTSETTVTRFCKAVGVGGYPDLRIALAADLARTTDRDRELGDDITTDDDMATTVGKIGYADARSIEETTGQLDTEALQALVEAVVHARRIDVYGLGACGFVALELQRKLHRIGLTCFAWSDTHGALASAAMLCGDDVAIGVSHTGATAETVEALHLARRRGATTAALTNFRRSPITEAGDHVLTTAVRETTFRSGAVAGHVAQLTVIDCLFVGVVQHHPERAEAALEAADEAIGGHRLEARPDRRRQREHR; this is encoded by the coding sequence ATGGCCACTGTCGACTCTTCTCCCGATCCGCACGGGGCGAGCGCTCTGGTGCGGATCAGGTCACTGCTTCCCGGCCTCGCACGGGCGGAGCAGCGAGTGGCCGAGATCGTGCTGTCCGACCCGGCCTCGATCGCGCGGCGCAGTATCAGCGACGTCGCCGAAGTCGCGGGCACCAGCGAAACCACCGTCACCCGGTTCTGCAAGGCCGTGGGCGTGGGCGGCTACCCGGATCTGCGCATCGCCCTGGCAGCCGATCTCGCCCGCACCACCGACCGGGACCGGGAGCTCGGCGACGACATCACCACCGACGACGACATGGCCACCACCGTCGGCAAGATCGGCTATGCCGATGCCAGGAGCATCGAGGAAACCACGGGACAGCTCGACACCGAGGCACTGCAAGCTCTCGTCGAGGCCGTCGTCCACGCCCGCCGTATCGACGTCTACGGCCTCGGTGCCTGCGGCTTCGTCGCCCTGGAACTGCAGCGCAAACTGCACCGCATCGGCCTGACCTGTTTCGCGTGGTCGGACACCCACGGCGCCCTGGCCTCGGCGGCGATGCTGTGCGGCGATGACGTCGCCATCGGTGTCTCGCACACCGGAGCCACCGCCGAAACCGTGGAAGCGTTGCACTTGGCGCGCAGGCGCGGGGCCACCACGGCCGCACTCACCAATTTCCGGCGCTCACCGATCACCGAGGCAGGCGACCACGTGCTGACCACAGCAGTCCGCGAAACCACCTTCCGCTCGGGAGCCGTGGCCGGCCACGTCGCCCAACTCACGGTGATCGACTGCCTGTTCGTCGGAGTGGTCCAACACCATCCCGAGCGAGCCGAGGCAGCTCTGGAAGCCGCCGACGAGGCCATCGGCGGGCATCGGCTGGAGGCCAGGCCGGACCGGCGCAGGCAGCGGGAGCACAGATGA
- a CDS encoding MBL fold metallo-hydrolase, translated as MSELRPDRRTVLAGSMAAAGTLLTAATGTSASAAEGAATSAGVPDTGTHVVTLGTAAGPAVRSPRQGIATAVVVDGNLYVVDTGLGVVRQIAEAELPTNRLRAILLTHLHSDHIAELPAMLLYNWGPQVDGFTEPFEVVGPAGAGALPKGYRPAVSPPTPGTREVVNNILDSYAYDVNIRISDEGRPPLDDLVRPREIQLPGGLSAGPRSRLAPEMEPIEVYSDDRVRVLAALVNHPPVFPSYGYRIETPDGVIALSGDTTEHPNVVTLARDADVLVHESVYLDYYRKLGKSADFIDHLSGSHTDPAGTGRVAAKAGVGHLVLSHLAGVATDEQWTAPVRKKYGGRVTVANDGQVFSL; from the coding sequence ATGTCCGAACTTCGTCCTGATCGCCGTACCGTGCTCGCGGGCTCGATGGCGGCCGCCGGAACGTTGCTCACCGCAGCCACGGGCACGTCGGCCTCCGCCGCCGAGGGGGCGGCCACGAGTGCCGGAGTTCCGGACACGGGAACTCACGTCGTGACGCTCGGCACGGCAGCCGGGCCCGCAGTGCGCAGCCCGCGCCAGGGCATCGCCACCGCGGTCGTCGTGGACGGCAATCTTTATGTGGTGGACACCGGACTCGGCGTGGTCCGGCAGATCGCCGAGGCCGAGTTGCCCACGAATCGGCTGCGGGCGATCCTGCTCACCCACCTGCATTCCGATCACATCGCCGAGCTGCCCGCGATGTTGCTGTACAACTGGGGTCCTCAGGTGGACGGCTTCACCGAACCGTTCGAGGTCGTCGGCCCGGCAGGTGCGGGTGCCCTGCCGAAGGGCTATCGCCCGGCCGTCTCGCCTCCGACCCCCGGTACCCGCGAGGTCGTCAACAACATCCTGGACAGCTACGCCTACGACGTGAACATCCGCATCTCCGACGAGGGCCGCCCTCCGCTGGATGACCTCGTGCGGCCGCGGGAGATCCAGCTTCCCGGCGGCTTGTCTGCAGGGCCGCGCAGTCGGCTCGCCCCCGAGATGGAGCCGATCGAGGTCTACTCCGATGATCGGGTCCGGGTGCTGGCCGCGCTCGTCAACCATCCGCCGGTCTTCCCGTCGTACGGCTACCGGATCGAAACGCCGGACGGTGTGATCGCACTCTCCGGCGACACCACCGAACACCCCAACGTCGTGACCCTGGCCCGGGATGCCGACGTGCTCGTGCACGAGTCGGTCTACCTGGACTACTACCGCAAGCTCGGGAAGTCCGCCGATTTCATCGACCATCTCTCGGGCAGCCACACCGATCCCGCGGGCACCGGACGGGTCGCTGCCAAGGCCGGGGTCGGCCACCTGGTGCTCAGCCACCTCGCCGGTGTCGCCACCGACGAGCAGTGGACGGCGCCTGTCCGGAAGAAGTACGGCGGCCGGGTCACCGTCGCCAACGACGGCCAGGTTTTTTCCCTGTGA
- a CDS encoding MFS transporter, which produces MSAAETLNRTGAQWVLPLCWAAVLLDGFDLVVLGSVLPVMLDESVWGLTPASASFASTIGLVGMMIGALVTGTITDLIGRRKVLILAVSSFSVFTALCAVAPSVFVFGLLRFLAGLGLGGCLPTSITLVTEYARGSKSSSATTTIMTGYHVGAVLTALLGLVLISPLGWRSMFIAGAAPALVLVPLMMRYLPESQSFRAATSSASAEPSASSARENIAMLFRGGMARSTVAFWVASFLGLILVYGLNTWLPEIMREAGYPLGASLGLLLTLNAGGVLGLIVAGRVADRTGVKRSTVLWFVGAAVLLTLLSIRLPAVGLYAAVLFAGFFVFSAQVLVYAYVGRAYPAATRATGLGWTTGVGRIGAISGPLLGGVLLTMGIAYPWGFYAFGAIGALAAVAIAAAARPSAQRAAPAGSAEQSDAALQESSR; this is translated from the coding sequence GTGTCGGCGGCTGAAACGCTCAACCGCACGGGTGCCCAGTGGGTGCTGCCGCTGTGCTGGGCGGCGGTTCTTCTTGACGGCTTCGACCTGGTCGTGCTCGGCTCGGTGCTGCCCGTCATGCTCGACGAGAGCGTCTGGGGCCTGACCCCGGCGAGCGCCTCGTTCGCCTCGACCATCGGCCTGGTCGGCATGATGATCGGTGCGCTGGTGACCGGCACGATCACCGACCTCATCGGTCGGCGCAAGGTGCTGATTCTCGCGGTGTCGAGCTTCTCGGTGTTCACCGCGCTGTGTGCGGTCGCGCCCTCGGTTTTCGTATTCGGTCTGCTGCGCTTCCTCGCCGGACTGGGGCTCGGCGGCTGTCTGCCCACCTCCATCACGCTGGTGACCGAGTACGCGCGGGGCAGCAAGAGCAGTAGTGCTACGACGACGATCATGACCGGCTACCACGTCGGTGCGGTGCTCACCGCGCTGCTCGGGTTGGTCCTGATCTCGCCGCTGGGATGGCGGTCGATGTTCATCGCCGGTGCCGCACCCGCGCTGGTGCTGGTGCCACTGATGATGCGGTACCTGCCGGAATCGCAGAGCTTCCGCGCGGCTACGTCGAGTGCGAGCGCGGAGCCGAGTGCGAGTTCCGCCCGGGAGAACATCGCGATGTTGTTCCGCGGCGGTATGGCCCGTTCCACCGTCGCGTTCTGGGTGGCCTCGTTCCTGGGACTGATCCTGGTCTACGGGCTCAACACCTGGTTGCCCGAGATCATGCGTGAGGCGGGTTACCCCCTCGGCGCGTCGCTGGGTCTGCTGCTGACCCTGAACGCGGGAGGTGTGCTCGGCCTGATCGTGGCAGGCAGAGTGGCCGACCGTACGGGTGTGAAGCGTTCGACGGTGCTGTGGTTCGTGGGGGCTGCGGTGCTGCTGACCCTGCTCAGTATCCGGCTTCCCGCGGTCGGCCTCTACGCGGCCGTGCTCTTTGCCGGATTCTTCGTGTTCAGCGCGCAGGTGCTGGTCTACGCCTACGTCGGCCGCGCCTACCCGGCCGCCACCCGGGCCACCGGCCTCGGTTGGACCACCGGTGTCGGGCGTATCGGTGCGATCAGCGGCCCGCTGCTCGGCGGTGTCCTGCTCACGATGGGCATCGCGTACCCGTGGGGATTCTATGCCTTCGGTGCGATCGGTGCCCTCGCCGCGGTCGCGATCGCTGCGGCGGCGCGGCCGTCGGCACAGCGGGCGGCACCGGCCGGATCGGCCGAGCAGTCCGATGCCGCCCTGCAGGAATCCAGCCGGTGA
- a CDS encoding LysR family transcriptional regulator — protein MELRHLRYFVTIAEEQNLTRAAERLHIAQPPLSVQLRKLEADLGVALVHRNARGIQLTEAGRVMLDEARRILHEVEQATRMTREAGSGLVGRLAVGFIPSASNVVLPPILRQFKTEYPDVSLHLQELQPDEIVERLHDRRIDVGFFYLPFDDPSLHMHCVAEDSLMLALPTAHRMAGRTRVNLSSVADEPFILPARHGSMPGLYAIVAEACERAGFTPRVVQRDVWLMQTIVGLVAGGIGIAVVPASVQQLPRPGVTFLPLADVSAMAQTAMAWRHGAKPPVLRSFLDIAAPQAAE, from the coding sequence ATGGAGCTCAGACACCTGCGGTACTTCGTGACGATCGCCGAGGAGCAGAACCTCACGCGCGCCGCCGAGCGCCTGCACATCGCGCAGCCACCGCTGAGCGTCCAGTTGCGCAAGCTCGAAGCGGACCTCGGCGTCGCACTGGTGCACCGCAACGCCCGCGGCATTCAGCTCACCGAAGCAGGGCGGGTCATGCTGGACGAGGCGCGACGCATCCTGCACGAGGTCGAGCAGGCCACCCGGATGACTCGGGAAGCAGGCAGCGGGCTCGTCGGGCGGCTCGCAGTGGGGTTCATCCCCTCGGCCTCCAATGTCGTTCTCCCGCCGATTCTGCGGCAGTTCAAGACGGAGTATCCGGATGTCTCCCTGCACCTGCAGGAATTGCAGCCGGACGAGATCGTCGAAAGACTGCACGACCGCCGGATCGACGTCGGGTTCTTCTACCTCCCGTTCGACGACCCCTCGCTGCACATGCACTGCGTGGCCGAGGACTCGCTGATGCTGGCACTGCCCACCGCGCACCGGATGGCGGGTCGCACCAGGGTGAACCTGTCCTCGGTGGCCGACGAGCCGTTCATCCTGCCCGCCAGGCACGGCAGCATGCCCGGTCTCTACGCGATCGTTGCCGAGGCATGTGAGCGCGCGGGCTTCACCCCGCGTGTCGTGCAGCGCGACGTCTGGCTCATGCAGACGATCGTGGGCCTGGTGGCCGGGGGAATCGGCATCGCCGTGGTCCCGGCCTCGGTACAGCAGCTCCCGCGTCCCGGGGTCACCTTCCTGCCGTTGGCGGACGTCTCCGCGATGGCCCAGACGGCGATGGCATGGCGCCACGGCGCCAAGCCGCCCGTGCTTCGCTCGTTCCTCGACATCGCCGCACCGCAAGCGGCCGAATGA
- a CDS encoding nucleoside hydrolase, giving the protein MKKILIDCDPGIDDALAIALAHGSPDLEVVGLTSVGGNVGLEHTTTNALCLTEFYGMTVPVARGADRPLIRDPRDASEVHGPNGLGNVVLPAPERTPRNEHAVEFIIDTLAASPGEISLTAVGPLTNIALALRREPRIAEWVREFVIMGGSYTRGNNTPAAEFNIAADPEAAAVVFGASWRTVMIGLDLTVQARATASVRSRFTEFGRFKQELLSPCLDFYGGSVPYRAGDGPPIHDACAVAYVLDPSLITTVPARVDVETHGRFTSGMTVTDFAGEPALHNALVATELRQDAFWDLLTDSFRTVASSLPGA; this is encoded by the coding sequence GTGAAGAAAATTCTGATCGACTGTGATCCCGGTATCGACGACGCCCTCGCCATCGCGCTCGCGCACGGCAGCCCCGACCTGGAGGTAGTGGGGCTGACCAGTGTCGGCGGTAACGTGGGGCTGGAGCACACCACCACCAACGCACTGTGCCTGACCGAGTTCTACGGGATGACGGTGCCGGTCGCACGCGGCGCGGATCGTCCGCTGATCCGCGATCCCCGGGATGCCTCGGAGGTCCACGGTCCCAACGGCCTCGGCAACGTTGTCCTGCCTGCCCCGGAAAGAACGCCACGGAACGAGCATGCGGTCGAATTCATCATCGACACGCTGGCGGCTTCGCCGGGCGAGATCAGTCTGACCGCCGTGGGCCCGCTGACGAACATCGCGCTGGCACTGCGCAGGGAGCCGCGTATCGCGGAGTGGGTGCGGGAGTTCGTCATCATGGGCGGTTCATACACGCGCGGCAACAACACCCCGGCTGCCGAGTTCAACATCGCCGCCGATCCGGAAGCCGCGGCGGTGGTCTTCGGCGCGTCGTGGCGGACGGTGATGATCGGTTTGGATCTGACCGTGCAGGCCAGGGCCACGGCCTCGGTGCGTTCCCGATTCACCGAGTTCGGACGGTTCAAGCAGGAGCTGCTGAGCCCCTGCCTGGACTTCTACGGGGGGTCCGTGCCATACCGCGCCGGGGATGGTCCTCCGATTCACGACGCGTGTGCGGTGGCCTACGTTCTCGATCCGAGCCTGATCACCACGGTGCCCGCTCGGGTCGATGTGGAAACGCACGGCCGGTTCACCTCGGGGATGACGGTCACCGACTTCGCGGGCGAACCCGCGCTGCACAACGCCCTGGTCGCCACCGAACTGCGCCAGGATGCCTTCTGGGATCTGCTCACGGACTCCTTCCGCACCGTCGCCTCCTCCCTGCCGGGCGCCTGA
- a CDS encoding oxidoreductase — translation MNAQESLRPLLELPGVSEAVTTARAAIDDVHEHPANRRGWPTTAAEASVRAARASAAVAGGAAEIPEGGEVSDPLLAGSLRIAEAIGPLLPTWQRAPLQALARLHVLAAADLVGEHEQERLGRPRASEEVSTRLDLLAQLVTDTSGKSQGVIPGPVQAAVVQGELLALAPFGEVDGVVARAAARLSVIGSGLDPKGLVVPEVAYFRQQSQYADAAEGFASGEPERVGAWIVYCCKAFESGAREAKSIADAVQE, via the coding sequence GTGAATGCCCAGGAGTCGCTACGTCCGTTGTTGGAACTGCCCGGTGTGTCCGAGGCCGTCACGACCGCACGCGCGGCCATCGACGACGTGCACGAGCATCCGGCCAATCGGCGTGGCTGGCCGACGACAGCCGCCGAGGCATCGGTGCGTGCGGCACGGGCATCGGCCGCCGTTGCCGGAGGCGCGGCGGAGATCCCGGAAGGCGGGGAGGTCAGTGATCCGTTGCTCGCGGGATCCCTGCGGATCGCCGAGGCGATCGGTCCGCTGCTGCCGACCTGGCAGCGTGCCCCGCTGCAGGCCCTGGCCCGGTTGCACGTGCTGGCCGCGGCGGACCTCGTCGGCGAGCACGAGCAGGAGCGGCTCGGTCGTCCTCGTGCGAGCGAAGAGGTCTCCACGCGGCTGGACCTGCTTGCTCAGCTCGTCACCGACACGAGCGGAAAGTCGCAGGGGGTGATTCCGGGGCCGGTTCAGGCTGCGGTCGTGCAGGGCGAACTCCTCGCGCTCGCCCCCTTCGGTGAGGTCGACGGAGTGGTGGCACGTGCCGCGGCCAGGCTGAGCGTGATCGGTAGCGGCCTGGACCCGAAGGGACTCGTGGTCCCGGAGGTCGCCTACTTCCGGCAGCAGAGCCAGTACGCGGACGCGGCCGAAGGATTCGCCTCCGGGGAACCCGAACGGGTGGGAGCGTGGATCGTGTACTGCTGCAAGGCTTTCGAATCCGGCGCTCGCGAGGCCAAGTCGATCGCCGACGCCGTCCAGGAGTGA
- the acs gene encoding acetate--CoA ligase — MSQPDGQNNTLDNLLSENRTFPPSPEFAAQANATAEWYEQAAADREAFWSEQAARLHWDTKWSQVLDWSDAPFAKWFVGGKLNVAYNCVDRHVESGAGDRVAIYWEGEPGDSRAITYAELQREVSKTANALAELGVGSGDRVAIYLPMLPEAVFSMLACARLGALHSVVFGGFSSEALRSRINDAEAKVVITCDGQYRRGKPMPLKANVDEAVTATPSVQHVLVVQRTGEDVAWNSGLDAWWHDVVDRQSTRHTPEAFDSEHPLYILYTSGTTGKPKGILHTSGGYLTQAAYTHSAVFDLKPESDVYWCTADIGWVTGHTYIVYGPLANGASQVIYEGTPNTPDEGRHWDIVQKYGVSLYYTAPTTIRTFMKWGADIPAQYDLSSLRVLGSVGEPINPEAWMWYREHIGGGTAPIVDTWWQTETGAIMISPLPGVTEAKPGSAQTPLPGISVAVVDENGDEVGAGGGGLLVLDKPWPAMLRGIWGDDERFRETYWSKFADKGFYFAGDGAKYDEDGDLWLLGRVDDVMNVSGHRISTTEVESALVSHDTVAEAAVVGASDATTGQGIVAFVILRGGTDDAASGDTAIAALREHVAREIGPIAKPRQIMVVGELPKTRSGKIMRRLLRDVAENREIGDVSTLADSSVMDQISAGLKTGSTDE, encoded by the coding sequence ATGAGTCAGCCCGACGGGCAGAACAACACCCTGGACAATCTCCTTTCGGAGAACAGGACTTTTCCTCCGTCTCCGGAGTTCGCCGCGCAGGCGAATGCCACGGCGGAGTGGTACGAACAGGCGGCTGCCGACCGAGAGGCTTTCTGGTCCGAACAGGCCGCACGGCTGCACTGGGACACCAAATGGAGCCAGGTGCTGGACTGGTCGGACGCGCCGTTCGCGAAGTGGTTCGTGGGCGGCAAGCTCAATGTGGCCTACAACTGCGTGGATCGGCATGTGGAGTCCGGCGCAGGCGACCGGGTGGCGATTTATTGGGAGGGCGAACCGGGTGATTCCCGTGCGATCACCTACGCCGAGCTGCAGCGCGAGGTCTCCAAGACCGCCAACGCGCTGGCCGAGCTGGGCGTGGGCAGCGGGGACCGGGTCGCGATCTACCTGCCGATGCTGCCCGAGGCCGTGTTCTCGATGCTGGCCTGTGCCCGGTTGGGGGCCCTGCACAGTGTCGTGTTCGGCGGTTTCTCCTCGGAAGCCCTGCGCAGCAGGATCAACGACGCCGAGGCCAAGGTCGTGATCACCTGCGACGGCCAGTACCGGCGCGGCAAGCCGATGCCGCTGAAGGCCAACGTGGACGAGGCGGTCACGGCCACGCCGAGTGTGCAGCACGTGCTCGTGGTCCAGCGCACCGGCGAGGACGTGGCCTGGAACTCCGGGCTGGACGCGTGGTGGCACGATGTGGTCGACCGGCAGTCCACTCGGCACACCCCGGAGGCCTTCGACTCCGAGCACCCGCTCTACATCCTCTACACCTCGGGCACCACCGGCAAACCCAAGGGCATCCTGCACACCTCGGGCGGGTACCTCACCCAGGCCGCCTACACCCACAGCGCCGTGTTCGACCTGAAGCCGGAATCCGACGTGTACTGGTGCACCGCCGACATCGGATGGGTCACCGGCCACACCTACATCGTCTACGGGCCACTGGCCAACGGCGCCTCGCAGGTCATCTACGAGGGCACGCCGAACACCCCCGACGAGGGGCGGCACTGGGACATCGTGCAGAAGTACGGGGTGTCGCTGTACTACACGGCGCCGACCACCATCCGCACGTTCATGAAGTGGGGCGCCGACATCCCCGCGCAGTACGATCTGTCCTCGCTGCGGGTACTGGGTTCGGTGGGCGAGCCGATCAATCCCGAGGCCTGGATGTGGTATCGCGAGCACATCGGCGGCGGAACGGCCCCCATCGTCGACACCTGGTGGCAGACCGAAACCGGCGCCATCATGATCTCACCGCTGCCCGGGGTGACCGAGGCCAAGCCGGGCTCGGCACAGACTCCGCTGCCGGGGATTTCGGTGGCCGTCGTCGACGAGAACGGGGACGAGGTCGGCGCAGGCGGTGGCGGACTGCTGGTGCTCGACAAGCCGTGGCCTGCGATGCTGCGTGGCATCTGGGGTGACGACGAGCGCTTCCGCGAGACCTACTGGTCGAAGTTCGCCGACAAGGGCTTCTACTTCGCAGGCGACGGCGCCAAATACGATGAAGACGGCGATCTGTGGCTGCTCGGCCGGGTCGACGACGTCATGAACGTCTCCGGGCACCGCATCTCGACCACCGAGGTCGAATCCGCCCTGGTCTCGCACGACACGGTCGCCGAAGCCGCCGTGGTCGGAGCCAGCGATGCCACCACCGGCCAGGGCATCGTCGCCTTCGTCATCCTGCGCGGTGGCACCGACGACGCGGCAAGCGGTGATACCGCCATCGCGGCGCTGCGCGAGCACGTGGCCCGGGAAATCGGGCCCATCGCCAAGCCACGCCAGATCATGGTCGTCGGCGAGCTGCCCAAGACCCGTTCGGGCAAGATCATGCGGCGGCTGCTGCGCGACGTCGCCGAGAACCGCGAGATCGGCGATGTGTCCACCCTCGCCGACTCCAGCGTGATGGACCAGATCTCCGCGGGACTCAAAACCGGTAGCACCGACGAATGA